GACTGTCTCGTCGCGTGCGTCGGCGGGGGGAGCAACGCGATCGGGCTCTTCCACGACTTCCTCTCCGAGCCGGGCGTCCAAATGATCGGGGTCGAGGCGGGGGGGCTGGGGCTGCGGAGCGGGATGCACGCGGCGCGGTTCGGCGGCGGGAGCCCCGGCGTCTTCCAGGGGAGCCTGAGCTACGTCCTCCAGGACGCCGACGGGCAGATACGGAACACGCACTCGGTCTCGGCGGGGCTCGACTACGCGGGCGTCGGCCCCGAGCACAGTTTCCTGCACGACACCGGCCGCGTGCGCTACGTGAGCGTGACCGACGCGGAGGCGCTCGACGCGTTCCGGCTCCTGAGCGAGAAGGAGGGGATCATCCCCGCCCTCGAGTCGGCGCACGCCGTCGCCTACGCCCGCACGGCGGCGCGCGGGATGCGGCGCGGGCAGGTGCTGATCGTCAACGTCTCCGGCCGCGGCGACAAGGACGTCGAGACGGTCCGGCGTGCCGGCCGGGGGAGGCGGCGGTGAACCGGATCGACGCGGCGTTCAGACGGCTCCGGAAGGAGCGGCGCGCGGGGTTCATCGCCTACCTGACGGCCGGCGACCCGTCCCCGGCCATGACGGTCCCGCTCGTCCGGGCGCTCGAGGCCAACGGCGCCGACATCGTCGAGCTGGGCGTCCCGTTCTCCGACCCGCTCGCGGACGGGGTGGTGAACCAGCGCGCCGCGGAACGCGCGCTGCGCCGCGGCACGACCCTCGGCGGCGTCCTCGGGATGGTGCGCCGCATCCGGGAACGGTCCGAGATCCCGATCGTCCTCTTCACCTACCTGAACCCCGTGCACGCCTACGGCTTCGACCGGTTCGCCGCGGACGCGGCGCGGGCGGGGGTCGACGGGGCGCTCTTCCTCGACCTCCCCCCCGAGGAGGCCCGGGGCTGCGCGGCGGTCCTCGCCGCCCGCGGCGTGCGGCGGATCGTCCTGATCGCCCCGACGACCCCGCCGGAGCGGGCGCGCCGCATCGCCCGGCAGGCGCGGGGGTTCATCTACTGCGTCTCGAGGACCGGGGTCACTGGGGAGGGCGGCGCGCTCGACCCGGGGCTCGCGGCCCGCGTCCGCGCCTTGAAACGCGCCGCCTGCGCGCCTGTCGCGGTCGGCTTCGGGATCTCGACGCCCGCGCAGGTCGCCGCGACCGCCCGGGCGGCGGACGCGGTCGTGGTCGGGAGCGCGCTCGTGCGCGAGATCGAGCGCGGCGGCGCGCCGGCCGACCTGATCGGGCGGGTGGGCGCGAAGGCGAGGCGTCTGTCGGCGCCGCTGCGCCGGGGCGGCGGACGGGCGGACGGGAGACAAGGCGGCTGAACAGGCCGGCGGGGGGGATCATGCGCGCACAACCGACGCAGGGGCGCATCTTCGCGGTGATCATGGCGGGGGGGGGAGGGGAACGGTTCTGGCCCGCGAGCCGGCAGGCGCTCCCCAAGCAGCTCCTCCGCATCTTCGGGAAACGCACGATGATCCAGGAGACGGCGCGGCGCATCTCCGGGCTCGTGCCGCCGGAACGTCTCGTCGTCGTGACCACCGCGCTCCAGGCGCCCCTCATCGCCCGCCAGCTCCCCCGCATCCCCCGCGGCTCCATCGTCGCCGAGCCGTTCGGGAGGGACACCGCGGCCTGCGTCGCCCTGGGGGCGGCGATCGTCTTGTCGCGGGATCCGGAGGGGGTCATGGTGGTGCTCCCCGCCGACCACGTGATCCGCGACCGGCGGCGGCTGCTGGCCGCCCTCCGCGACGCCTGCCGGTTCGCGCGCGAGCGGGAGTGTCTCGTCACCCTCGGCATCGTCCCCACGGAGCCGGCGACCGGCTACGGCTACATCCGCGGGGGCGCCGCGGTGTCCCGCGGGATGCGGACCGTCTTCTCGAAGGTGCGGGCGTTCACCGAGAAACCCGCCCCCGCCGTCGCGCGGCGCTACCTGAGGAGCGGCGACTACTACTGGAACAGCGGGATCTTCGTCTGGAAGGCGTCCGTCATCGCCGAGGAGTTCAAGCGGCACATGCCCGCGCTGCACCGGGGGCTGGTCGAGATCAGGGACGCGCTGGGCACGCGGAGGGCCGCCGCCGTCATCCGGCGGGTCTACAAGCGGATCGAACGGATCTCCATCGACTATGGGGTGATGGAGAAGTCCGACCGGACGGTCGTCGCCCGCGCCGATTTCGACTGGGACGACGCCGGCTCCTGGTGCGCCCTCGAACGGCATTTCCCCGAGGACCGCGCGGGGAACGTGATCCTCGGCAACAGCGTCGCCCTCGACACCGAGCGCTGTATCATCGTCTCGGATGATGGTATAGTGGGCTGCCTCGGCGTCAAGGATCTCGTCGTGGTGAAGACCGCCGATGCGGTGCTCGTCTGCCGGCGCGGCGCGGCGCAGGAG
The sequence above is a segment of the Chlamydiota bacterium genome. Coding sequences within it:
- a CDS encoding mannose-1-phosphate guanylyltransferase, with the translated sequence MRAQPTQGRIFAVIMAGGGGERFWPASRQALPKQLLRIFGKRTMIQETARRISGLVPPERLVVVTTALQAPLIARQLPRIPRGSIVAEPFGRDTAACVALGAAIVLSRDPEGVMVVLPADHVIRDRRRLLAALRDACRFARERECLVTLGIVPTEPATGYGYIRGGAAVSRGMRTVFSKVRAFTEKPAPAVARRYLRSGDYYWNSGIFVWKASVIAEEFKRHMPALHRGLVEIRDALGTRRAAAVIRRVYKRIERISIDYGVMEKSDRTVVARADFDWDDAGSWCALERHFPEDRAGNVILGNSVALDTERCIIVSDDGIVGCLGVKDLVVVKTADAVLVCRRGAAQELKRIVRELKAGAGMRRFA
- a CDS encoding tryptophan synthase subunit alpha, giving the protein MNRIDAAFRRLRKERRAGFIAYLTAGDPSPAMTVPLVRALEANGADIVELGVPFSDPLADGVVNQRAAERALRRGTTLGGVLGMVRRIRERSEIPIVLFTYLNPVHAYGFDRFAADAARAGVDGALFLDLPPEEARGCAAVLAARGVRRIVLIAPTTPPERARRIARQARGFIYCVSRTGVTGEGGALDPGLAARVRALKRAACAPVAVGFGISTPAQVAATARAADAVVVGSALVREIERGGAPADLIGRVGAKARRLSAPLRRGGGRADGRQGG